In Reichenbachiella agarivorans, one genomic interval encodes:
- a CDS encoding S8 family serine peptidase, translating to MTRINLQNVLFIAVLWCGHHTMLAQPRLIVKLRHDQMFSSPDSSSGLSRVINDRKLTIPSRSKALSTSQPVDDLWVLEFAESQSLDSLLYVYSQSEVFSYVEPDYVGYAAGQQVDIPSDPEFDQQWYLHNDGTFNFGRPKVGADIQALSAWDLSQGDESITVAIIDSGINPKHKEFEGRLWQNNDAPEDGEDNDHNGYIDDYIGWDFVNDDNDPTDDNGHGTAVAGVLAANGNNGFGYAGIDWNCRLMICKVVDANQVGYYSDWVSAIYYAVKEGADVINFSLVGKDDSKALKEAVDYAYSKGVLIVASMGNDNSSIPNYPAAYYHTLAVGSSDPDDQRSTAFNGRAGGSNYGDHIDVLAPGNYILGLNQYSSERPGNIWAGTSMSAPMVAGVVSLLLAADTNMSPSQLTAIMTSSCEDQIGSLQEDIEGWDSYYGWGRINAAHALQSLIDERILLSENEILLYPNPAQREITIKLILPMPSIVSIRLVDTQGRQQLAIENNDQSNKLIKWEIDLSDYPAGIYFIQVRSDFGTRVSRFVKY from the coding sequence ATGACAAGAATAAATCTTCAAAATGTATTATTTATAGCTGTACTCTGGTGTGGGCATCATACTATGCTGGCTCAACCAAGACTGATCGTCAAACTCAGGCATGACCAGATGTTTTCCAGCCCAGACAGTTCATCTGGTCTCAGTAGAGTGATCAATGATCGTAAATTGACTATTCCAAGTAGAAGCAAGGCTTTGTCCACAAGCCAGCCCGTGGATGACCTTTGGGTCTTGGAGTTTGCGGAGAGTCAATCTTTGGATAGTTTACTGTATGTATATAGCCAGTCGGAGGTGTTTTCCTATGTGGAGCCGGACTATGTGGGCTATGCCGCAGGACAGCAAGTTGATATTCCCAGTGATCCAGAGTTTGATCAGCAGTGGTACTTGCACAACGACGGTACATTTAATTTTGGACGACCAAAGGTTGGTGCGGATATACAAGCACTGTCAGCTTGGGATCTGTCACAGGGGGACGAATCCATCACAGTCGCGATCATAGATAGCGGGATTAACCCCAAGCACAAGGAGTTTGAAGGGCGTCTGTGGCAAAACAACGACGCACCAGAAGATGGAGAAGACAACGATCACAATGGATACATAGATGACTACATCGGCTGGGATTTTGTCAACGACGACAATGACCCGACCGATGACAATGGTCACGGTACAGCGGTTGCAGGAGTCTTGGCAGCCAATGGCAACAATGGGTTTGGGTATGCAGGTATTGATTGGAACTGTCGATTGATGATATGCAAGGTAGTTGATGCCAATCAAGTAGGCTACTACAGTGATTGGGTTAGTGCTATTTATTATGCAGTGAAGGAAGGTGCCGACGTGATCAATTTTTCGCTGGTAGGTAAGGATGACTCCAAGGCACTCAAAGAAGCCGTGGACTATGCCTATAGCAAAGGAGTACTGATCGTAGCGAGCATGGGCAATGACAATTCGTCGATCCCTAATTATCCAGCTGCCTATTATCACACACTGGCAGTAGGATCCAGTGATCCTGATGATCAGCGTAGCACAGCGTTTAACGGTCGAGCAGGAGGTAGTAACTATGGCGATCATATCGACGTGCTGGCACCAGGCAATTATATTTTAGGATTGAATCAGTACAGTTCGGAGCGACCAGGCAACATATGGGCGGGCACCTCCATGTCAGCACCTATGGTAGCTGGTGTGGTGTCTCTATTATTGGCTGCAGATACAAATATGTCTCCCTCTCAGCTGACAGCCATCATGACCTCCTCATGCGAGGATCAAATAGGGAGTCTCCAAGAAGATATAGAGGGGTGGGACTCCTACTATGGGTGGGGAAGAATCAATGCGGCACATGCACTGCAATCTTTGATAGACGAGAGGATATTGTTGAGTGAAAATGAAATATTACTGTACCCTAACCCTGCTCAACGAGAAATAACTATAAAACTGATCCTTCCGATGCCTTCCATAGTAAGTATTAGATTGGTTGACACTCAGGGGAGACAACAGTTAGCGATTGAAAACAATGATCAATCTAATAAGCTGATCAAATGGGAGATAGATCTGAGTGACTATCCCGCAGGAATCTATTTTATTCAGGTAAGAAGTGATTTTGGGACCAGAGTTAGTCGTTTTGTTAAGTATTGA